ACTCGCCCCTTAGCTGCAACTTTTCACCATCTCCTCGATCACCTTCTTCGCATCGCCGAACACCATCATCGTCTTGTCCATGTAGAACAGGTCGTTGTCGAGCCCGGCGTAGCCCGCCGCCATCGAGCGCTTGTTGACGATCACCGTGCGCGCCTTGTACGCCTCGATGATCGGCATGCCGGCGATCGGCGACTTCGGATCGTTCTTCGCGGCCGGATTCACCACGTCGTTCGCACCGAGCACCAGCACCACGTCGACCTGACCGAACTCGCCGTTGATGTCGTCCATTTCGAACACCATGTCGTACGGCACTTCGGCCTCGGCAAGCAGCACGTTCATGTGCCCCGGCATGCGCCCGGCCACCGGGTGAATCGCGTACTTCACCTCGATGCCCTTCTCGACCAGCTTGTCGGTCAGCTCCTTGAGCGCATGCTGCGCGCGCGCCACCGCCAGCCCGTAGCCCGGCACGATCACCACCGATTCGGCGTTGCCGAGCATGAACGACGCGTCGTCGGCCGAACCCGATTTCACCGGACGCTGCTCCGCCGCGCCACCTGCGGCCGCCGCGCCCGGCTCGTTGCCGAAGCCGCCGAGAAGCACGTTGAAGAACGAGCGGTTCATCGCGCGGCACATGATGTACGAAAGGATCGCACCGGATGAGCCGACCAGCGAGCCGGCGATGATCAGCATCGGATTGTTCAGCGAGAAGCCGATGCCCGCCGCCGCCCAGCCCGAGTACGAGTTCAGCATCGACACGACGACCGGCATGTCCGCGCCGCCGATCGGAATGATGATCAGCACGCCGAGCACGAACGCGATGATCGTCATGATGATGAACGGCAGCCATGACTGCGTGAGGAAGAACAGGATGCCGAAGCCGAACATCGCGAGCGCGAGCATCAGGTTGATCAGATGCTGGCCGCCGTAGACGACCGGCGCGCCCTGAAACAGGCGGAACCGGTACTTGCCCGACAGCTTGCCGAACGCGATCACCGAGCCCGAGAACGTGATCGCGCCGACGAACGTGCCGATGAACAGCTCGATGCGGTTGCCGTACGGCAGGAAGCCCTCGATCGGCACGTCGGGATCGACGAGGCCGAACGCGGCCGGCTCCGACACCACCGCATACGCGATGCACACCGCCGCGAGACCGATCAGCGAGTGCATGGCCGCGACCAGTTCGGGCATCTTCGTCATCTCGACGCGCGCAGCGACGAACGCGCCGATCGCGCCGCCGATCACGAGCCCGAACAGCAGCAGGCCGAGACCGAGGCCGAGATTGGAGCCGAGCACCTCGGCCTGGCGCGAGATCAGCGCGAGGGTGGTCAGAATCGCGATCGCCATGCCGACCATGCCGAAGGTATTGCCGACGCGCGCGGTCTTCGGATTCGACAGCCCCTTGAGCGCCTGGATGAAGCAGACCGACGCGACCAGATACAGCAGCGTGACGACGTTCAGGCTCATTTAGGTACCCTCCTTGCCGCCGGACGGAAGCTTCTTCGGTTCCTTCTTCCTGAACATCTCCAGCATGCGCCGGGTGACGAGAAAGCCGCCGAACACGTTGACCGCCGCGAGCGCGACCGCGACCGTGCCGAAGATCTTGCCCGCGCCGCCGACCGTCAGCCCCGCCGCGAGCATCGCCCCGACGATCACGATCGCCGAGATCGCGTTGGTCACGGCCATCAGCGGCGTATGCAGCGCGGGCGTGACGTTCCAGACCACGTGATAGCCGACGTAGATCGCCAGCACGAAGATGATCAGATTGATCACCGTGTGATTGATGACTTCCATCGCCGTTGCCTCCTAGGCGTTGCGCGTGAGCTGGCCGTCGCGGGCCAGCAGCGTGGCCGCGACGATGTCGTCCGCGAGATCGATATGCAGCGTGCCTTCCTTCGTGACGATCAGCTTCAGGAAGTCGAGCAGGTTGCGCGTGTACAGCGACGACGCGTCGGCCGGCACCATCGCGGCGAGGTTCGTATAGCCGACGATCTGCACGCCATGGCGCACCACCACCTGGTCCGCCTCGGTCAGCGGACAGTTGCCACCGCGCCGGCCATCGACCTCGGCGCCGCGGCCGGCCGCGAGGTCGACGATCACGGAGCCGGGTTTCATTGCCTGCACGGTGTCGACCGACAGCAGCGTCGGCGCCGCGCGGCCCGGAATCAGCGCGGTCGAGATCACCACGTCGGCCTGCTTCGCGCGCTCGTGCACCAGCGCCGACTGGCGCGCGAGCCATGACGGCGGCATCGGCCGCGCGTAGCCGCCGACGCCCTGCGCGGCCTCGCGCTCCTCGTCGGTTTCGTAGGGCACGTCGAGAAACTTCGCGCCGAGCGATTCGATCTGCTCCTTGACGGCCGGGCGCACGTCGGACGCCTCCAGCACCGCGCCCAGGCGCTTCGCGGTCGCGATCGCCTGCAGGCCGGCCACGCCCGCGCCCAGAATCAGCACGCGCGCGGCCTTCACGGTGCCGGCCGCGGTCATCAGCATCGGCATGAAGCGGGGATACAGCGTCGCCGCGAGCAGCACCGCCTTGTAGCCGGCGATATTCGCCTGCGACGACAGCACGTCGAGGCTCTGCGCGCGCGTCGTGCGCGGCGCGGCTTCGAGCGCGAACGCGGTGACGCCGGCCGCGGCGAGCTTGCCCGCATTGTCGGTGTCGAATGGATCGAGCATGCCGACGAGCGTCGCGCCGCGCCTGAGCAGCGGCAGTTCGGCATCGGTGGGGGATTGGACCTTGAGGACGAGCTCGGCGCCGAACGCGGTGGCGGCATCGCCGATGTCCGCGCCCACATCCGCGTAGGCGTGATCGGGAAAGCTCGCGCCGGCGCCCGCGCCGCTCTGCAGCGTGACCCGGTGGCCTTGCGCCACGTACTTCCTGACCGTTTCGGGCGTCGCGGCAACGCGGGTTTCATGCGCGCGCGTTTCCGCGGGTATGCCAATGTGCATAAAGAACCCCCGATTGCATAAGTGATACGAAGCTACCCACGAGGCCGCTGCGGGATGCGGCCATCATTCACACAGGCCGGTTCAACTGAAGGTCTAACGCTTCGCAGCTTTGACGCTTTCTATAGAACTTTCTTTTCGCGCAGGATATCGATGTCCGACTGCGACATACCCAGCAGATCACGCAGCACGTCGTCCGTATGTTGTCCGAGCGTCGGTGGCGCGCCATACGAATCGATCGGCGTGCCCGACATCTTGACCGGATTGGCGACCATCCGAACCGCCTTATCCGTGAGCGGATGCGCAGCTTCCACGCACATGGCGCGTGCCTGCACGTGCGGATCTGCGAACACCTGCTCCAGATTGTTGATCGGTCCGGCCGGCACCCCGGCGGCGTCGAGTGCCGCGAGCAGCTCATCGCTTTGCCATTCGGCAATCAGCGGCTCGAACACTTCGCCAAGCGCGCGACGATTTTTCACGCGCAGCGCAATCTCGCTAAATCGCGGATCGCTGGCGAGCTCGGGGTGCCCAAGAACGTTACACATCCGCGCGTATTGTTCGTTATTGCCCGCGACGATCATGACGTCCCGATCGGCGCAGCGGAACATGCGCGACGGCATACCACCGTTGCCCTCGGTACCGCGCCGGATGGGAATCTGGCCGGAAACGAGATACTGGCTTGCATAGTGCGAGGTGGCAGCAATCATCGCGTCCAGCAACGCCAGGTCGATGTACTGCCCCTGCCCCGTACCGCCTTGCGCCGCGTCGCGGTGATAAAGCGCTGCGATGATCGCCGACGCGGCGTACTGACCACAAAGAATATCGGCAAGACTCGGCCCGGTTTTCATTGGCCCGCCGCCCGGCATGTCGTCACCATTTCCGGTCACGCTCATCAAGCCACCCATCGCCTGAAAAATCGAGTCGTAACCGGGGCGCGGGCTATACGGTCCGGTCTGACCGAAGCCGGTTATCGAACAGTAGATCAGGCGCGGATTGACTAGCTTGAGGCCCTCGTAATCGAGCCCGTAACGCTTGAGATCGCCAACCTTATAGTTCTCGAGCAACACGTCGCAGTGCGCCGCCAACGAGCGGATCAGCGCCTGACCTTCGGACGTGGAAATATCGCACGTGATCGACTTCTTGCCTCGATTCGCGCTGATAAAGAACGTCGACTCGCGCGTGACCTTTCCCTCCCGATCCATCAGGAACGGGGGGCCGAATTGCCGCGAATCGTCGCCCTTGCCCGGACGCTCGACCTTGATGACCTCCGCGCCGAGATCCGCCAGCATCTGCGCTCCCCAAGGTCCCGCGAGAATACGGCTCAGGTCGAGTACGCGCACACCCGCCAATGCGCCTTTTGTCATAACAAACGGTCCCCTTGAATTCGCACCGGCTGCGCCGGAAGCCGTGCATCAGCGTCCGACGAACTTCGCCGCACGTTTTTCGATGAAGGACTGAACGCCTTCCTTCGCGTCTTCAGTGTTGTAGAGAAACTGCTGGGTCGACTGAATAGTCGTATAAGCATCCTGCCAGCCTTGTCCCAGTGACACACGCGCGTTTTGCATCGTGGCCTGCACGGCTAGCGGTGCCTGCGCCGCGATTCGTTCCGCGATCGCGAGCGCCCGCTCGAACTCCTGCCCCGCAGGGACGACGTCTTGTACGAAGTTCATGTGCCGCGCCTCGTCTGCGGTGAATTCGTCACCGGTAAGCAGTACCTTCATTGCGTTGCCCCAGCCGGCACGCTGGACCATGCGGAACGTCGCACCACAACCTGCCATGATTCCCCGCTTGACTTCAAGCTGGGAGAAACGGCAGTTGTCGGCCGCAACAGCCACTTCGGATGCGAGCATCAATTCGACCGCGACCGTGAAGCAGATTCCCTTCAGGGCAACGACGACCGGCTTGGTACGCAGCGGCGCGCGCAAGTTGAACGGATCGACCTCGCCTTCAGGAAGCAGCGGTTTGCCTTCGCGGCGCAACGGCGCGATCTTTGGCATGTCGAGCCCAGCCGTAAAGTGATCGCCTTCGGCGTAGACCAGCCCACAAAAAATATCGCTGCTCTTCTCGAGCCGCGTGTAAGCCATGGCAAGCTCGCTGAACATTTTCGGCGTGAAACCATTGCGCTTTTCCGGCCGGTCAATGCCCATCAACAGCAGGTTCCCGCGCTGCTCAACGCGTATCTGTCCGTCCTCGTGACGAGTCGTCATGCAGTGTCTCCTCGCGGTGTTTTCCGTTAGCGAATCCGACCTCGCGCTCAATTGACAAAGCGGGGGCGCACATTCAGAATCATAAACGTCGTTCAGGAAATTGGCAACGCACCGATACGCTGTGACATAGCGCAACGGCGCACCGCAGCCACGCAAATGGGCGAGCGGACCCCATCCGGGTTTAGGTGTTCACCCTCATTCCTTCAAGGAAGAACCATGGCCTACGAGACGATCATCGTCGAAACGCACGGGAAAACCGGCTTGATCAGGATGAACCGTCCGCAAGCCTACAACGCACTGAACAACCAGCTGATGGACGAGCTGACGGCGGCCCTCGACGACCTTGAAGCCGACCCTGCCGTCGGCGCCATCGTGATGACCGGTAGCGAAAAAGCGTTCGCCGCCGGAGCCGACATCAAGATGATGAACGAATGGACGTACATGGACGTCTACAAGAATCAGTTCATCACATCGAATTGGGAACGTACCTCGCGTTGCCGCAAGCCGGTCATCGCCGCGGTCGCGGGTCTTGCGTTAGGCGGAGGCTGCGAACTCGCCATGATGTGCGACTTCATTCTCGCCGCCGACAACGCCCGCTTCGCCCTGCCCGAAATCACGCTGGCGACCATTCCCGGCGCCGGCGGCACGCAGCGCCTGACGCGCGCGCTCGGCAAATCAAAGGCGATGGAAATGATCCTCACCGGCCGCAGGATGGACGCCATTGAAGCCGAACGGTGCGGCCTCGTGAGCCGCATCGTGCCCGTCGACACGCTCGTCGAGGAAGCGCTGAAAACGGGTGACGAGATCGCGCGATACTCGCAACCGGTCGTAGCGATGGCCAAAGAGTGTGTCAACCGCGCCTACGAATCGAGCCTCGCAGAAGGTATTTTGTTCGAGCGGCGTATGGCGTATTCGACCTTCGCCACCGAAGATCGAAAGGAAGGCATGGCAGCCTTCGTCGAAAAGCGCAAACCTCAGTTTCGCGATTGTTGAATGGCGAAAGAACGCCACGCTTGTCGTGGCGAATCGAGCCCGCCAGGCGACGCGCGTCACGCGCATTTCTCTGGCACCCCTACTACCTATCCAGGCTACAGGCGCGCGATGAAACCGTATGTCAATCGCATTACTGAATTACTCGGCATTCAATATCCCATCATTCAAGGCGGCATGCGTTGGGTGGCGCGCGCCGAACTGGCGGCGGCCGTGGGCAATGCGGGCGGTCTCGGTTTCATCTCCGCGCACACCCATGCAAGCGCCGACGCACTCGCACGCGAAATCGACAGGGTGCGTTCGCTCACGGACAAGCCCTTTGGAGTCAACCTGACCGTTCTCGGCGCCAATGTCGGTCTCGACTATGACGCGTATGTGCGCGCGATCGTGTCGCAAGGCGTCCAGGTCGTCGAGACGGCGGGCAGCAATCCGG
The sequence above is drawn from the Paraburkholderia sprentiae WSM5005 genome and encodes:
- a CDS encoding NAD(P)(+) transhydrogenase (Re/Si-specific) subunit beta; this encodes MSLNVVTLLYLVASVCFIQALKGLSNPKTARVGNTFGMVGMAIAILTTLALISRQAEVLGSNLGLGLGLLLFGLVIGGAIGAFVAARVEMTKMPELVAAMHSLIGLAAVCIAYAVVSEPAAFGLVDPDVPIEGFLPYGNRIELFIGTFVGAITFSGSVIAFGKLSGKYRFRLFQGAPVVYGGQHLINLMLALAMFGFGILFFLTQSWLPFIIMTIIAFVLGVLIIIPIGGADMPVVVSMLNSYSGWAAAGIGFSLNNPMLIIAGSLVGSSGAILSYIMCRAMNRSFFNVLLGGFGNEPGAAAAGGAAEQRPVKSGSADDASFMLGNAESVVIVPGYGLAVARAQHALKELTDKLVEKGIEVKYAIHPVAGRMPGHMNVLLAEAEVPYDMVFEMDDINGEFGQVDVVLVLGANDVVNPAAKNDPKSPIAGMPIIEAYKARTVIVNKRSMAAGYAGLDNDLFYMDKTMMVFGDAKKVIEEMVKSCS
- a CDS encoding NAD(P) transhydrogenase subunit alpha, producing MEVINHTVINLIIFVLAIYVGYHVVWNVTPALHTPLMAVTNAISAIVIVGAMLAAGLTVGGAGKIFGTVAVALAAVNVFGGFLVTRRMLEMFRKKEPKKLPSGGKEGT
- a CDS encoding Re/Si-specific NAD(P)(+) transhydrogenase subunit alpha; amino-acid sequence: MHIGIPAETRAHETRVAATPETVRKYVAQGHRVTLQSGAGAGASFPDHAYADVGADIGDAATAFGAELVLKVQSPTDAELPLLRRGATLVGMLDPFDTDNAGKLAAAGVTAFALEAAPRTTRAQSLDVLSSQANIAGYKAVLLAATLYPRFMPMLMTAAGTVKAARVLILGAGVAGLQAIATAKRLGAVLEASDVRPAVKEQIESLGAKFLDVPYETDEEREAAQGVGGYARPMPPSWLARQSALVHERAKQADVVISTALIPGRAAPTLLSVDTVQAMKPGSVIVDLAAGRGAEVDGRRGGNCPLTEADQVVVRHGVQIVGYTNLAAMVPADASSLYTRNLLDFLKLIVTKEGTLHIDLADDIVAATLLARDGQLTRNA
- a CDS encoding CaiB/BaiF CoA transferase family protein — translated: MTKGALAGVRVLDLSRILAGPWGAQMLADLGAEVIKVERPGKGDDSRQFGPPFLMDREGKVTRESTFFISANRGKKSITCDISTSEGQALIRSLAAHCDVLLENYKVGDLKRYGLDYEGLKLVNPRLIYCSITGFGQTGPYSPRPGYDSIFQAMGGLMSVTGNGDDMPGGGPMKTGPSLADILCGQYAASAIIAALYHRDAAQGGTGQGQYIDLALLDAMIAATSHYASQYLVSGQIPIRRGTEGNGGMPSRMFRCADRDVMIVAGNNEQYARMCNVLGHPELASDPRFSEIALRVKNRRALGEVFEPLIAEWQSDELLAALDAAGVPAGPINNLEQVFADPHVQARAMCVEAAHPLTDKAVRMVANPVKMSGTPIDSYGAPPTLGQHTDDVLRDLLGMSQSDIDILREKKVL
- a CDS encoding crotonase/enoyl-CoA hydratase family protein; translated protein: MTTRHEDGQIRVEQRGNLLLMGIDRPEKRNGFTPKMFSELAMAYTRLEKSSDIFCGLVYAEGDHFTAGLDMPKIAPLRREGKPLLPEGEVDPFNLRAPLRTKPVVVALKGICFTVAVELMLASEVAVAADNCRFSQLEVKRGIMAGCGATFRMVQRAGWGNAMKVLLTGDEFTADEARHMNFVQDVVPAGQEFERALAIAERIAAQAPLAVQATMQNARVSLGQGWQDAYTTIQSTQQFLYNTEDAKEGVQSFIEKRAAKFVGR
- a CDS encoding enoyl-CoA hydratase → MAYETIIVETHGKTGLIRMNRPQAYNALNNQLMDELTAALDDLEADPAVGAIVMTGSEKAFAAGADIKMMNEWTYMDVYKNQFITSNWERTSRCRKPVIAAVAGLALGGGCELAMMCDFILAADNARFALPEITLATIPGAGGTQRLTRALGKSKAMEMILTGRRMDAIEAERCGLVSRIVPVDTLVEEALKTGDEIARYSQPVVAMAKECVNRAYESSLAEGILFERRMAYSTFATEDRKEGMAAFVEKRKPQFRDC